ATAATAATTGAAAAGATATGCAGCCTGCTTTTTTCTTTCATCTTTTCTTCTATCACATTTATTATCGGCATTTTTATCATATATATTCCGATTACGCTATTGTTCCTCGTCGGCCTGGACATGACATATATCCATTACAGCACTATGGTGATTCTCTCGATCGTAGCGATTTTGCTCGTCCTCATGGTCATCTTTAATAAAAAACTGAAGAAGACCGGATTTGAACAGCTGGTTGGAAATTCAATCTTCAATAATGCATTTGTGATCTATTACACAAATATTGGTAGAATCAAGACCGGAGCAATGTTTGCGTTATATTTTCTGATCGTGATAGGGCTATCTTTTTCTGATATCTCCAAATATAATTTTGATAACGATGAAAGCGTAGAAATCAGTTCTACGGCTGATATCGTGGATTTAGATAGAGATCATTATGAAGCACTCAGAAATCAGAAATTAAGGATTCCCAGAGCAACGATCGATCGATTCCAGGTGACTGATGACAAGATGGAACTGTTCATCAGTTTTTACAAAGAAGATATATATACGATTAAAAAACTGGAAAACGACCGCGAACTTGCTCGGGAGTTTAATGTCGGATCGGATAGCACCAGGGTCGGATTGCCGGAACTATACGAGGTGACTATCGATGATACTCCTGTTACCGGGCTGAGGTGGTATTCTATTGATAACACTTATACAAGTCAGAAAGGGATCGTAACGAAGATCCCTTTAGGGGCTCTGAGGCATGGATATCATGAATTAAGGATCAACAAGATATTATGGGATATCAATGATAGTGAAATGATACGAATAGTCAATTGGGACGCCATTCCGTTTGAGATGGATAATACTTTAAAAAATACAGATCGGTAAGATGATCGGACAGTCCGGGATTCCCGGAAATGCAAGCTGTTAAATGGTTCGGTAGTTTATTGAAGCTACATATTGAAAATTAATCCCGATATATTCCTGTTCCCACTCACAGAAACCTAAAGTAGTTGAATAAAATATAGTGGTAGTACATACTCGCCCCCTCTGGCACGAGATAAGTATCGGTGCCTTGATTTGGCTGTATCCAAAAGGAAACAGGTAATGAAAACTGTGATAATCGGTGCCGGGAACGCAGGGAAGAACCTGGTAGGCAAGCTTTGCGAGATGGGACACGATGTCGTGGTCATAGACAAGGATGCCGGGGTCCTCGACGAACTGGCCCAGCATCATGATGTGATGACACTCGTTGGCCACGGGGCAGATCCCACAATACTGGAAAATGATATCATCGGTAATATTGATCTGCTGGCGGCTGTGACAAATAACGATGAAGTCAATTTTCTTGCCTGCTGTTGGGCAAAGACTGCTGGAGCTGGTCATACTATAGCCCGGCTGTCGGATACCAAGTTTCTTCATTCGTCACTCGTTGATACCGAAAAACTGGGTGTCGACAGGCCGATGGTACACAAGGGAGAATGCGCAAAAGAGATATTCGATGTCCTCTACATGCCGGGGACACTTGAGGTGACCTCTCTGCTCGACGGCAAGATAGCCGCCATAGGGCTGAAGCTTCCGGACAACACCCCACTCATTGGCAAATCTTTAAAAGAGTTCAGAGCTGACAAGTGGTTCGGCAAAGTGCGGTTCATCGGTCTGGTCAAACAGGGTAAACTGACAATTCCCGACGGCGATTCATGCCCTGAACCTGGAGACGAGATCTATATCGTTCTTCCGGCAGGTGAGACTCATCAATTTCTCGACTGGATAAGAGGGGGGCGGAGAAAAGCGTTCAAGAAGGTCGTCATCGCAGGGGGAGGAGAACTGGGATTGCAACTTGCCGGGCTTCTGGAGGAAACATCGATGGAAACGGTGCTGATAGACCGGCACCGTGGGAGGGCGGAGGACGTCTCCCAGACCTTGAAAAAGTGTCTTGTGATCAACGCGGATGCAGCGGAAGCCACTACCTTGATCGAGCTGGGGATCGGCTCCGACACAGCGTTCGCGGCGGTCACCGGTGATGATGAGATGAACATCGTATGTTGTATTCAGGCCAAACAGCTTGGTGCGGATTTCACCATGGCCCGCATCGATAGATCCGAGTATGTTCCCATTCTCGACAACCTTAAACTGGTGGACCGGGTGGTCAGTCCCAATATCTCTCTGGGCAAGGCCATTCTGCAGTATGTGCGGGGGGAGATCGTAGAGGGTGTAGGATTATTCCACCACATAATCGGTGAGATCCAGGAAGTGGTTATAAAGGCCGGCAGCAGGCGCGTGGGGGCCACTATCAGCGAACTGAAACTCCCGCCTAATTCCATTGTCGCTGCAGTACAGCGGGGTGAACAGGCTTTTGTCCCTACCGGCGACTTCATGCTCAATCAGGGAGATCGGCTGGCAATCTACTGTTTGCCGGAGACCGCCGAAAAAATCAACTCTGCTTTCTGACAGGTTAATATAGTGAATATCCGCGCCGTCACTCATTTGATATCCTACCTGGTCGGGGTCATTTCCCTGGCGATGCTTGCGGGCGCCGGCGTGTCATGGTTTTATGGGGAACCCGTCGCAGTAAAAGGGCTGTTGGAAGCCGCGGTAATTTCGCTGGTCTCGGCTGTGATCATGTGGTTTATCAGCAGGGGCAGCATAGAACTTTCAAGGCGTGACGGGTTTGGCATAGCGACTTTCGGATGGCTTTTCGCTTCGATCTTTGGCGCCCTGCCATACATCCTTTCCGGTGTGATTGTGGATCCCATACCTGCTGTATTCGAGACGATGTCCGGTTTCACGACTACCGGGGCCTCGGTCCTGACCAATCTGGAAGCTCTGCCGCGAGGCATATTGTTCTGGAGAGCGATGACCCACTTTTTCGGTGGTATGGGCGTACTCGTGCTGTGCGTTGCTATCCTCCCGTTTCTGAAGGTCGGAGGAATGCAGATCTACAGGGCCGAAGTGCCCGGTCCTTCAAAAGATCGTCTGACGCCACGTATTTCCACGACTGCAAAGTGGCTCTGGGGCGCGTATCTTCTCTTCTGCGTGCTCGAGACTGTGCTTTTAATGCTGGGAGGCATGTCCCTTTTTGATGCCTGGTGTCACACGTGTGCTACGATGGCGACCGGTGGGTTTTCAACACAGACAGCCAGCGTGGGTGCTTACAACAGTGCATACTTTGACGTTGTCATCACTGCCTTCATGTTCATAGCCGGTGTCAATTTCGTCCTCCATCTGAAACTTCTGATGGGGAGACCTTTTGAGTACTTTCGTGATGCCGAGTTCCGCTTTTATCTGTTCTTCTGGCTGGCGGCCTGCCTCGTGCTTACCTTTAATGTCTGGGGCAGCACCTATGAGTCTTTTCCAAGATCACTGCGGGCTGCGTTCTTCCAGGGCACCTCGATTTTGACTACAACGGGTTTTGTCACAGAGGATTTCGACTTGTGGCCTGAGACTTCAAGGATGCTGCTCGTCATTCTCATGTTTGTTGGTGGGTGTGCAGGGTCGACCGGAGGTGGAGTCAAGATCATCAGGGTGTTTACGGGAATCAAAGCGCTCTTCAGGGAAATCCTGCTCTACGTGCGCCCCAACGCGGTCAAGACGATCAGGATCGGCGGCATCAACATGAAAGATCAGTCAGTCTCGAATATCTGCGCGTTTCTCCTGATATTCCTGGCGCTTTTCGCCGTCGGATCATTGATGATGACCGCCTTTACACCTGACATCGTCAGTGCCGCTTCCTGTACCATTGCCTGCCTGGGTAACATAGGCCCGGGGCTTAACAGTGTCGGAGCGACGCAGAATTATTCTTCCATACACGATGCTGGACTGGGTCTGCTGACTATATTCATGCTTCTCGGAAGGCTTGAACTATACACCGTACTGGTTATTTTCCTGCCGGGTTTCTGGAAAAAATAACGTGTTCTGAAGGGGGACTACATCTTGAAACGAAGTGGATCAGTGTTTGGGCTTATGTGTGCGTGCATTTTTCTTTTTGGCACCTGTGTCGTTCACGGGCAACCGAATGGATCAATCGTCGGATCTGGCACCTATGTCGTTGTGGAGCCAGCATCTCTCGACAGTCTCGTGGCGATTGCCGGGGGAGGGGAACACAGTCTGGCGCTCAGTTCCGATGGGTCTATCGTCGCGTGGGGGGCTAACATATCTGTCCAGTGCAACACTCCTGCTCCAAACGAGGACTTTATTGCGATATCAGGTGGGTGGGCCCACTCCCTTGGGCTCAGATCAGACGGGACGATAGGGGCCTGTGGATGGAACTATTACGGCCAGTGCAATATCCCCGCGCCGAACGAGGGTTTTGTTGCGATCGCCGCGGGAGAGGGACACAGTATGGGCCTCGGATCCGACAGTACGATTGTCGTATGGGGTAATAATAGCTACAGCCAGCGCGATGTTCCTGTGCCGAACGAGGATTTCGTTGCGATCGCGGGGGGTGGAGAACATTGCCTGGGTCTGAAGACCGATGGGACGATCGTCGCCTGGGGACGGAACCTGGATGTCCAGTGCAACGTTCCAGCACCGAACGAGGATTTTGTGGCAATTGCCGCTGGTGGTGAACACAGTCTGGGTCTCAAGTCAGACGGGACGATCGTTGCCTGGGGACAGAACGGCTATGGACAGTGTAACATCCCGGAGCCAAACACAGATTTCATCGAAATAGCCTCAGGTGGGGATCACAGTCTTGGCCTCAAGTCCGACGGGACGGTAGTGGCCTGGGGACGGAACGACTCCGATCAGTGTAACATCCCGGTGCCGAATGAGAATTTTGCTTCGATCGCCGGTGGTGAGGGACACAGTATGGGTCTGCTGGCCAATGGAGGCGTCGTGATCTGGGGATCAAACACTTCTGGCCAGTGCAACGTTCCCGTTTCAAACGAGGGCTTTGTGGATGTCGCCGGTGGCCAGTATCACACCCTGGGCCTTAAGGCCGATGGGATAGTAGTTGCCTGGGGACAGAACCATCAATATCACCAGTGCGATGTTCCCCTGCCGAACTCTGACTTTGTTGATGTCACCTCACTGGGTAATCACAGCTTGGGGCTCAAGTCGGATGGGACCGTCGTAGCATGGGGGTACAACGATTTCGGCCAGTGCAACGTTCCCGAGCCGAATGACAGCTTTATAGTAATCGATGCTGGGGGAAGGCACAGCCTTGGTCTCAGGCCAGGAGGGACGATCGTGGCATGGGGGGACAATGGTTCTGGTCAGTGCAATATTCCAGCGCCGAACGTAGACTTTTTAGCTATCAGCGGGGGCGCGTCTCACAGTCTTGGCCTGAAGGCCGATGGGACGATCATGGCCTGGGGGAACAACAACTATGGCCAGTGCGTCGTTCCTGCACCGAACGAAAGTTTCATAGCGGTAGCCGGGGGATATTCTCACAGCCTTGGCCTGAAGACTGATGGGACGATCGTGGCCTGGGGGAGTAACACCTCTGGCCAGTGCAATGTCCCAGCGCCGAACGAGGGTTTCGTCACGGTCGTATGTGGCGCGCACCATAGCCTGGGTCTAAAAGCCGACGCGACGATCGTGGCCTGGGGAATGAATGCTTATGGCCAGTGCGACATGCCGGCTCTGAGCGAAGGTTTTGCATATGTCACAGCAGGATACCATCACAGTCTTGGATTGAATCGCGCGGAACTTATTGCGGTCGCATTCAGCAGTATCGCCGCTGACTCCGAAGAAGGGGCAATAACGGTCCACTGGGAAGTTCAGGCTGATGAGGCGTTAAGCGGATTTCGACTGTATCGTGCTCCGATGCAGGGAGAGTTCTGTTGCATAACAGACATCCCGCTTTCTCCGTGCACGAGAACATTCGAAGACAGGACGATCGAGCCGGGGATGGAGTATCGTTACATGGTAGCGGTTTTGACGACGGATGGTCGTGAGATCCGTTCACTCGAGGTGACCGCCCATAGTATCGCTCCGCCACTGGCGCTTGGCCAGAACGTCCCCAATCCTTTCAATCCTCGAACGACAATCAGGTTTTCCGTGCCGGGTTCTCAGCACGTAGGGATCAATATCTACGACCCCGCGGGGCGTCTTGTGATGAAGCTCGTTGATAAACAGATGGAGGCAGGCAGTCATCAGATCGAGTGGGACGGCAGGGACAGCAGAGGGCGAGCTGTAGCTTCTGGTGTGTATTTCTACCGATTGACAGTGGGCAAGGAGACATCTACGAAAAAGATGATACTGTTGAAATAGTATCCGCCACTTGAAGATGAAAGCAGGCAATAAAATGATAATTAAACGAAATTTTTTCATTCTGATTGTCTTGATGTTTGCCCTGCCAGTGGCTGGACAAGATATAGTAAAGGGTGATTCTTCGATGGTCCTTATCCCATCAGGAGAATTCATAATGGGGAAAGATTCTGAAAGAGGATACGATTTCAGCCCTGCACACAAAGTGATAGTCGATCCTTTTTTCATGGATAAACACGAAGTCACAAATGGAGAGTATCTTCTCTTTTGCGAATCGACTGGTCATAATCTTCCTGAATTCTGGAATACAGATCTTTTCAGAAGTGGGGAAGATTATTCAGACTACCCTGTCATCGGGATAAGCTGGGGGAGTGCAAAAAAGTATGCGGAATGGGCGGGAAAGAGATTGCCGACAGAAGCAGAATGGGAATATGCGGCGCGGGGCGGCTTGATCGACAAGGATTATCCGAATGGCGATGAGTGGACAAAAGAGAGAGCCAGGCAGGATGCTACAGGCTGGAAAAACCTGGTCGAACCAGTGGGAAAGTATGAACCAAATGGATATGGACTTTACGATATGGGGGGGAATGTCTGGGAGTGGGTCTCTGACAGGTATTCAGGAGATTATTATAAAATCAGCCCTTCGGATAATCCTGCCGGGCCAGAGGATGGAAGTTTTCGTGTGATAAGAAGTGGGAGCTGGCATTCCGGGCCGATGTGCAAAAAAGTATATTTTCGAAAGGGCTTGCCGGGTAACTGGTGTGATTTCGC
The window above is part of the Candidatus Latescibacterota bacterium genome. Proteins encoded here:
- the trkA gene encoding Trk system potassium transporter TrkA; its protein translation is MKTVIIGAGNAGKNLVGKLCEMGHDVVVIDKDAGVLDELAQHHDVMTLVGHGADPTILENDIIGNIDLLAAVTNNDEVNFLACCWAKTAGAGHTIARLSDTKFLHSSLVDTEKLGVDRPMVHKGECAKEIFDVLYMPGTLEVTSLLDGKIAAIGLKLPDNTPLIGKSLKEFRADKWFGKVRFIGLVKQGKLTIPDGDSCPEPGDEIYIVLPAGETHQFLDWIRGGRRKAFKKVVIAGGGELGLQLAGLLEETSMETVLIDRHRGRAEDVSQTLKKCLVINADAAEATTLIELGIGSDTAFAAVTGDDEMNIVCCIQAKQLGADFTMARIDRSEYVPILDNLKLVDRVVSPNISLGKAILQYVRGEIVEGVGLFHHIIGEIQEVVIKAGSRRVGATISELKLPPNSIVAAVQRGEQAFVPTGDFMLNQGDRLAIYCLPETAEKINSAF
- a CDS encoding formylglycine-generating enzyme family protein; protein product: MIIKRNFFILIVLMFALPVAGQDIVKGDSSMVLIPSGEFIMGKDSERGYDFSPAHKVIVDPFFMDKHEVTNGEYLLFCESTGHNLPEFWNTDLFRSGEDYSDYPVIGISWGSAKKYAEWAGKRLPTEAEWEYAARGGLIDKDYPNGDEWTKERARQDATGWKNLVEPVGKYEPNGYGLYDMGGNVWEWVSDRYSGDYYKISPSDNPAGPEDGSFRVIRSGSWHSGPMCKKVYFRKGLPGNWCDFAVGFRCAKDIRGAE
- a CDS encoding TrkH family potassium uptake protein translates to MNIRAVTHLISYLVGVISLAMLAGAGVSWFYGEPVAVKGLLEAAVISLVSAVIMWFISRGSIELSRRDGFGIATFGWLFASIFGALPYILSGVIVDPIPAVFETMSGFTTTGASVLTNLEALPRGILFWRAMTHFFGGMGVLVLCVAILPFLKVGGMQIYRAEVPGPSKDRLTPRISTTAKWLWGAYLLFCVLETVLLMLGGMSLFDAWCHTCATMATGGFSTQTASVGAYNSAYFDVVITAFMFIAGVNFVLHLKLLMGRPFEYFRDAEFRFYLFFWLAACLVLTFNVWGSTYESFPRSLRAAFFQGTSILTTTGFVTEDFDLWPETSRMLLVILMFVGGCAGSTGGGVKIIRVFTGIKALFREILLYVRPNAVKTIRIGGINMKDQSVSNICAFLLIFLALFAVGSLMMTAFTPDIVSAASCTIACLGNIGPGLNSVGATQNYSSIHDAGLGLLTIFMLLGRLELYTVLVIFLPGFWKK
- a CDS encoding T9SS type A sorting domain-containing protein translates to MKRSGSVFGLMCACIFLFGTCVVHGQPNGSIVGSGTYVVVEPASLDSLVAIAGGGEHSLALSSDGSIVAWGANISVQCNTPAPNEDFIAISGGWAHSLGLRSDGTIGACGWNYYGQCNIPAPNEGFVAIAAGEGHSMGLGSDSTIVVWGNNSYSQRDVPVPNEDFVAIAGGGEHCLGLKTDGTIVAWGRNLDVQCNVPAPNEDFVAIAAGGEHSLGLKSDGTIVAWGQNGYGQCNIPEPNTDFIEIASGGDHSLGLKSDGTVVAWGRNDSDQCNIPVPNENFASIAGGEGHSMGLLANGGVVIWGSNTSGQCNVPVSNEGFVDVAGGQYHTLGLKADGIVVAWGQNHQYHQCDVPLPNSDFVDVTSLGNHSLGLKSDGTVVAWGYNDFGQCNVPEPNDSFIVIDAGGRHSLGLRPGGTIVAWGDNGSGQCNIPAPNVDFLAISGGASHSLGLKADGTIMAWGNNNYGQCVVPAPNESFIAVAGGYSHSLGLKTDGTIVAWGSNTSGQCNVPAPNEGFVTVVCGAHHSLGLKADATIVAWGMNAYGQCDMPALSEGFAYVTAGYHHSLGLNRAELIAVAFSSIAADSEEGAITVHWEVQADEALSGFRLYRAPMQGEFCCITDIPLSPCTRTFEDRTIEPGMEYRYMVAVLTTDGREIRSLEVTAHSIAPPLALGQNVPNPFNPRTTIRFSVPGSQHVGINIYDPAGRLVMKLVDKQMEAGSHQIEWDGRDSRGRAVASGVYFYRLTVGKETSTKKMILLK